A stretch of Fundicoccus culcitae DNA encodes these proteins:
- a CDS encoding substrate-binding domain-containing protein: MKKVTKRFVALLMAGMACISPIGLNMVSAQSNNLIVFVPKVSGNAFFESANDGAQKIAEESGFEVRYDGNPEASVANQVTIINNAIQQGADAISVSAVDATGLDDVLRSAMEQGITVTTWDSDVSSDARQVMVAQGTPEQLGQMLVEMGVESLIDRGKDPENDEITYAWHYSQATVADQNSWQQFGEEFIKENYPNWVNVAPENYYSNQNAEQAIQVGEAILAAHSDIDLIICNDSTALPGQLQAMQNSGLGKDDVTVTGFASPNSIRDYLEQDVLYRWGLWDVQVQGALAVWISDYLAQGNEFNVGDTVEVPGIGEVELLNNSVLDPNAEDVEDKGVIVLPERVIFDADNVDEYDF, from the coding sequence ATGAAAAAAGTAACAAAAAGATTTGTTGCATTATTGATGGCTGGAATGGCTTGCATATCACCGATAGGACTTAATATGGTTAGTGCTCAAAGCAATAACTTAATTGTGTTTGTGCCAAAAGTTTCAGGAAATGCATTTTTTGAATCTGCGAACGATGGAGCACAAAAAATTGCTGAAGAAAGCGGCTTTGAAGTTAGATACGATGGTAACCCAGAAGCTTCTGTTGCTAATCAAGTAACGATTATTAATAATGCAATTCAACAAGGGGCTGATGCAATTTCAGTTTCTGCAGTAGATGCTACAGGGTTGGATGATGTTCTTAGATCTGCTATGGAACAGGGAATTACCGTAACAACTTGGGATTCAGATGTTTCTTCCGATGCTCGACAAGTAATGGTAGCACAAGGGACTCCAGAACAACTTGGACAAATGTTAGTTGAAATGGGAGTAGAGTCTCTTATTGATAGAGGTAAAGATCCAGAAAACGATGAAATTACTTATGCTTGGCACTATTCTCAAGCGACTGTAGCAGATCAAAATTCATGGCAACAATTTGGTGAAGAGTTTATAAAGGAAAATTATCCGAACTGGGTTAATGTGGCACCAGAAAACTACTATAGTAATCAAAATGCAGAACAAGCAATTCAAGTTGGAGAGGCAATTCTAGCCGCTCATAGTGATATTGATTTAATCATCTGTAATGACTCAACAGCCCTTCCTGGACAATTACAAGCTATGCAAAATAGTGGTCTTGGTAAGGATGATGTTACAGTTACAGGTTTTGCATCTCCAAACTCTATCAGAGATTATTTAGAACAAGATGTACTTTATCGTTGGGGATTGTGGGATGTTCAAGTGCAAGGTGCTTTAGCAGTATGGATTTCTGATTATCTTGCTCAAGGTAATGAGTTTAATGTAGGTGACACAGTTGAAGTTCCTGGAATTGGTGAAGTTGAATTATTGAATAACTCAGTACTAGATCCAAATGCAGAAGATGTTGAGGATAAAGGGGTAATTGTTTTACCTGAGCGAGTAATTTTTGATGCAGATAATGTTGATGAATATGATTTCTAG
- a CDS encoding type II restriction endonuclease: protein MLFNEYQSLDTLKKFDYFMSTLSKTNRTPEYYVNWEKVTRTMASQELSLNTLNYLVGKPNIKEEATALFESQPQLLKAIPLLIASRENNLDVLQIDDNNDIEIINLNFSTIDTNRLDEYTQFIEDTGLFSFLQNDLRKNLVDYVYGVEVGLDSNARKNRSGTMMEKIVDNYVTKTGKSLGFDAMTQATPSIIKSKWNIDIPVDKSNRRFDNAIYNNRTHICYLIETNYYGGGGSKLKAVAGEFSDLNSFLKQSNENIKFVWVTDGQGWHTARFPLYESFSKIDYIFNIEMLSNDFLDDLLKS from the coding sequence ATGCTTTTTAATGAATATCAAAGTCTGGATACTTTAAAAAAGTTTGACTACTTTATGTCCACACTTTCTAAAACAAATAGAACTCCAGAATACTATGTCAACTGGGAAAAAGTTACTCGGACAATGGCTTCTCAAGAATTATCACTCAATACCTTGAACTATTTAGTTGGCAAACCTAATATCAAAGAAGAAGCTACTGCCTTATTTGAATCACAACCACAGTTATTAAAAGCAATTCCTTTACTAATAGCATCCAGAGAAAATAATCTTGATGTCCTACAGATAGATGATAATAACGATATTGAAATAATCAACTTAAACTTCTCAACTATTGATACCAATAGGTTGGATGAATATACTCAATTCATAGAAGATACTGGATTATTTAGTTTCCTTCAAAATGATTTAAGGAAAAATCTAGTTGATTATGTATACGGAGTAGAAGTTGGACTAGATTCAAACGCGAGAAAAAATCGTTCTGGAACTATGATGGAAAAAATTGTGGATAATTATGTAACAAAAACTGGCAAATCTTTGGGTTTCGATGCAATGACTCAAGCAACACCTTCGATAATAAAGTCCAAATGGAATATTGATATACCCGTTGATAAAAGTAATAGGAGGTTTGATAATGCGATTTATAATAATCGTACACATATCTGCTACTTAATTGAAACTAACTATTATGGTGGAGGAGGTTCTAAACTTAAGGCAGTAGCTGGTGAGTTTAGTGACTTAAATAGTTTCCTCAAGCAATCAAATGAAAACATTAAATTCGTATGGGTAACCGATGGACAAGGTTGGCATACCGCGAGATTCCCATTATATGAATCTTTTTCTAAAATAGACTACATTTTTAATATTGAAATGCTGAGTAATGATTTCTTGGATGATTTGTTAAAGTCTTAA
- a CDS encoding ABC transporter permease — translation MSKLKYYTNKYRWELILLLLLIALIVVFGIMNPRFLRLNVLLGSINDFMPINIISLSVTFVLIAGGMDIQAGSIVGLTSISVGLLWQQFGVNIWVASFIGLIIGGVAGLFSGTIISKLDVQPMVITLGGSFLFSGIALAILSLSGIETYLGISGFPESFTSLFRGRVGPVPNQAIIFIILVIANYILLHKTKYGRKVFLTGVNRSAAELSGIKTNRIITSTYVLSGISAALAGIVLTGYLGTAKPDFGKELTLPIITAVVLGGTSNTGGRGNILGTAIASLVIGVLRFGLSMNGVSTQYLEIPVGILLIVSLIVRMFLDKNKK, via the coding sequence GTGAGTAAGCTTAAATATTATACTAATAAGTATCGCTGGGAATTAATTTTATTATTGTTATTAATTGCTTTAATTGTTGTTTTTGGAATTATGAATCCAAGATTCCTAAGGCTAAATGTCCTATTAGGAAGCATAAATGATTTTATGCCGATCAATATTATTTCTCTATCTGTAACATTTGTGTTAATAGCAGGTGGGATGGATATTCAAGCAGGTTCAATTGTCGGGTTAACTTCAATAAGTGTTGGTTTGTTATGGCAACAGTTTGGAGTAAATATTTGGGTAGCAAGCTTTATTGGGTTAATAATAGGAGGTGTAGCTGGATTATTTAGCGGGACAATAATATCTAAACTTGATGTGCAACCAATGGTTATAACATTAGGTGGGTCATTTCTTTTTAGTGGTATTGCACTTGCAATACTGAGTCTATCGGGTATCGAAACATATTTGGGGATTAGTGGTTTTCCTGAGTCATTTACAAGTTTATTTAGGGGTAGAGTAGGTCCAGTTCCTAATCAAGCGATAATTTTTATAATTTTGGTTATTGCAAATTATATACTTTTACATAAAACAAAGTATGGTCGAAAAGTATTTCTTACAGGAGTAAATCGAAGTGCTGCTGAATTATCAGGTATTAAGACTAATAGAATTATTACTTCAACATATGTCTTATCGGGTATAAGTGCAGCACTAGCTGGAATAGTCTTAACAGGATACTTAGGTACAGCAAAACCTGATTTTGGAAAAGAGTTAACTTTACCAATTATTACAGCTGTAGTTTTAGGAGGGACAAGTAACACTGGAGGTAGAGGTAATATTCTTGGTACTGCGATAGCGTCTCTTGTGATTGGAGTGCTTAGATTTGGATTGTCAATGAATGGAGTTAGTACGCAGTATCTGGAAATCCCTGTCGGTATATTATTGATCGTTTCGTTAATTGTCAGAATGTTTTTAGATAAGAATAAAAAATAA
- the lsrF gene encoding 3-hydroxy-5-phosphonooxypentane-2,4-dione thiolase: MADLDNLKVAKDYRVDTPPATSGKFHVKGAENLDWGMKKHLTNIFHPESGNTVMFAFDHGYFMGSTAGLERLDLLLPEIIDDVDVLMGTRGLIRSWVSPANRKGIALRTTSGSSMLQDDLSFEINSVDIEDAIRLNADCLAVQTFIGADGQLSSIDNLSKTINAAFRYSIPTMGVVAVGKDMERTDTFFKLATRIVAEMGVQLVKSYYCDNFEEVVAACPVPIVVAGGKKTSEEDALTLAYNAISRGARGIDMGRNIFQSNHPKEMAKSIGKIVHEKYTDKEAIEFYHDAINK; the protein is encoded by the coding sequence ATGGCTGACTTAGATAATTTAAAAGTTGCAAAAGACTATAGGGTAGATACTCCACCGGCTACATCTGGTAAGTTCCACGTTAAAGGAGCTGAAAATCTTGATTGGGGAATGAAGAAGCATTTAACTAATATCTTTCATCCTGAAAGTGGTAATACAGTAATGTTTGCTTTTGATCATGGATATTTCATGGGTTCAACAGCCGGTTTAGAAAGATTAGATTTATTATTACCAGAAATAATAGATGATGTTGATGTACTCATGGGAACACGCGGTTTAATAAGATCTTGGGTTAGCCCAGCAAACAGAAAAGGTATTGCACTTAGGACAACAAGTGGATCTTCTATGCTACAAGATGATTTAAGTTTTGAAATAAACTCAGTTGATATTGAAGACGCAATAAGATTGAATGCAGATTGTTTAGCAGTACAAACTTTTATTGGAGCGGATGGGCAATTATCATCGATTGATAATCTTTCGAAGACGATTAATGCTGCATTCCGATATTCAATTCCTACAATGGGAGTTGTTGCTGTTGGTAAAGATATGGAACGTACCGATACATTCTTTAAATTAGCAACTAGAATTGTTGCTGAAATGGGAGTTCAATTAGTTAAGTCTTACTATTGTGATAACTTTGAAGAAGTTGTTGCTGCATGTCCAGTTCCAATTGTCGTTGCTGGAGGCAAAAAGACATCTGAAGAAGATGCACTAACATTAGCGTATAATGCAATTTCTAGAGGAGCTCGTGGAATTGATATGGGAAGAAATATTTTTCAAAGTAACCATCCTAAGGAAATGGCAAAATCAATTGGAAAAATAGTACATGAAAAATATACAGACAAAGAAGCTATTGAATTTTATCATGATGCAATTAATAAGTAA